A window of the Enterobacteriaceae bacterium 4M9 genome harbors these coding sequences:
- a CDS encoding OmpA family protein, with the protein MDGALTQLADFFTTQTKETLATELGNGAAGSLPQLCPILVAQLYSYLKSGNYSADFLRKLYNTPEFSVSRLGDISAGGLPQLLSAILNNHTSETIEAIASSLNINKEKAISLLSVAGSIVLGIAGKYLRNRTAQSISLVGWLETQLPELRAAAPGTLGQGKAAPAATATVAATTGAATSAAAPAKRRKIWPWILLIVLLLLAFLLLRSCGSSAPATQASAPAPSAQPADDASTWSLPKLQLGEFFKKQLPNDVTLDIPQNGIENHLIAHIESGDPVSKDLWFSFDRLVFKTNSAQLEPQSEEQLNNIANILRAWDKVKIKLGGYTDNTGTEEFNMKLSQQRADSVRLSLIERGVSPERVTAEGYGSAHPVVPNDSAENRARNRRIDINVTEK; encoded by the coding sequence ATGGACGGTGCATTAACACAACTCGCGGATTTTTTCACTACGCAAACAAAAGAAACTCTCGCCACAGAACTGGGCAATGGTGCGGCTGGTTCTTTACCTCAGCTGTGCCCAATATTAGTCGCGCAGCTTTATAGCTATCTTAAGAGCGGGAATTATTCTGCAGATTTTTTAAGAAAATTATATAATACTCCCGAATTTTCTGTATCTCGTCTGGGTGATATTTCAGCGGGCGGCCTGCCGCAGTTACTTTCTGCTATTTTGAATAACCACACCAGCGAAACCATTGAGGCCATTGCCTCTTCATTAAATATTAATAAAGAGAAAGCCATTTCGCTTCTGAGTGTCGCGGGAAGCATTGTCCTGGGTATTGCCGGTAAATATCTGCGCAACAGAACGGCGCAGTCGATTTCGCTGGTGGGTTGGCTGGAAACACAGTTGCCTGAACTGCGTGCTGCGGCACCGGGTACCCTGGGTCAGGGCAAGGCGGCACCTGCCGCTACCGCCACCGTGGCTGCCACGACTGGTGCTGCCACAAGCGCGGCAGCGCCAGCAAAACGCCGTAAAATCTGGCCGTGGATCCTGCTGATTGTTCTGTTGTTGTTGGCATTCCTGTTACTTCGCAGTTGCGGTAGCTCTGCGCCTGCGACTCAGGCATCGGCCCCAGCGCCATCGGCACAGCCTGCAGATGACGCAAGTACCTGGTCACTGCCAAAGCTGCAGCTTGGTGAGTTTTTCAAAAAGCAGTTGCCGAACGATGTGACGCTGGATATCCCGCAAAACGGTATTGAGAACCACCTGATTGCCCACATTGAAAGCGGTGACCCGGTCAGTAAAGACCTGTGGTTCTCCTTTGACCGTCTGGTATTTAAAACCAACAGTGCGCAGCTGGAACCGCAGTCTGAAGAGCAGCTCAACAATATCGCTAATATCCTGCGCGCATGGGATAAAGTGAAAATTAAACTGGGTGGCTATACCGATAACACCGGCACTGAGGAATTTAATATGAAATTATCTCAGCAGCGTGCGGATTCAGTGCGTCTGTCCTTAATTGAACGCGGTGTGTCACCGGAGCGTGTCACCGCAGAAGGTTATGGATCGGCGCATCCGGTAGTGCCTAATGATTCCGCTGAAAACCGGGCGCGTAACCGTCGTATTGATATTAACGTGACTGAGAAGTAA